In bacterium, the genomic stretch GGTCGAGGTGACGGTCAAGGATTCGGTTCATGGCCATGCCCAAGGCTCGTGCGCCAACTCCTGCCAGCATAATAAGCATTAGGAGGTGAAGTCCCGGCCATTTCCCACCGGCTCCGAGCCAGGCCCCCGCCAGCAGCAGGGGGATACTGAAAATGGTGTGTTCGATTTTGACGAAATTGAAGAGCCGCGCCATCAGACTTTGAACCGGCGGTGCCAGATGGTGTTCCAGTCCGACAATCACTTCTTCTGCCAGAATGGTGGAGACGCGTGTGAGATTAAGATGCAATTCCTCGTGGCCGGTGTCATCGGCACGATCACTGACAACCTTCAGCAATTGAAAGGGGATGCCTTTCTGCTGGCACGTCTGCACAATCGCATAACCTTCCATATCGACCATATCAGCGTGAGCGGCCAGAATGGCCCGGCCCTCGCCACCGAAAACCGGCTCACTGACGGATACCAGTCTTGCAGAGGGCAGTGAGCGCCAAAGGGATTCAGTGGGGAGCGGCAACGATGGAGCTGTGGGATCTTTTAGCAGGACATCTCCTTCGACGATTTCAGTGATATGACACATATGACCGGGGTCAACGGCATGGGTGAGGGCCCCGCAGATTCCCACGTTCAAGATTCGGGTGGCGCCTCGGGCGGTGATGGCGTAATCGGTGGCGGCCGCCGCATCCTTAGGGCCAATCCCCGCAATGATGATTAAGCCGCCCGGGCGGCGGCCTGCAGCTTGAAAACTATAGGTTGCGAAGGGTTGGTCCAGACGTTTTTCGGCCATGAGCAGTTCGAGCAGTGGCTGTGCTTCACTGATCGTGGCCAGAAGAATGGCAATCATTGAATCACCCTCGCCTTACGTGCCATCGATTCCAGGACGGCAATGGCCTTGTGGCCGGCTTCACCGAGATCAACGGAGAAGTCGGTGACAAACATATCAATGTGTTTTTTCATGATCGCTTCATCGATTTCCTGGGCATGTGCACGGACGTAATGAGCGGAGTCCTCAGGATGAGCCCGGGAGTGGATGATAGATCGGCGAAGCATTTTTTCGACTTCGGCGATGACGCTATTTCCAAGTGTCTTGCGGGCAACAATACAGCCTAAGGGAATGGGCTGGCCCGTTTGCTGCTCCCACCATTGCCCGAGATCTGTAATGCAGGTAAGGCCCGCTTGCTGGTATACGAAGCGTGACTCATGAATAAGAATGCCGCAATCGGCTTCGCCGGTACGCAGCAGTTCCATGATGCGGTCATAGGGGACAAAGATTTTCTGCCGGACTTCATGTGCCCAGAGCTGAAGGAGCAGATGTGCGGTAGTGAGTTTGCCGGGGATGGCGATTCGACAGCGGGTGATGTCGACCGGCGCCATTGGGGATTTTGACACAAGTAACGGCCCACAGCCGAACCCGAGCGCGGCGCCGGAGTTAAGGAGTTGGTAGTGGTGGCGAACCAGGAGGTAAGTGTAAAAGGAGATTTTCGTGATGTCGAAAGTGGCATTCAGTGCCAGTTGATTGAGTGTCTCGACGTCATGAAGGTGTACGGATACCTCGTAACCGGCGTTTGCCAAAAGGCCGGACGCGACGTCATGAAACATCGAGGTGTCATTCGGACAAGGCGAATAGGCCATGGAGAGGTTCATATTCTAAACTCCTGAATCCTGAATACTCTTTCGGTTAGCTTGGCCAGCAGGGAAGGGCGTTGAGAATGGCCAGTTCCTTATCGAGACGCGGGGCATTCCAGGCGAGTTCGCGCGCCATGATTACGGCGGCATTCATCAGCGCGGCTTTGGCGGGACGGCCCGCAGATCCCAGGTCGGTTCTCCGCAGAACCACATCGGTCATCGTTTGGGCCATCTCTTCACGCAGGGCAAAAATGACCTCGGCCCCCGTAACAGGGGTTCCCTCACCCAGTGGCTTTAACCAAAGGGGATTTCCGGTTCCCAGTCGAACGATATCCCGGTAGCAGGTTCCGTAGTTACCTACAAGGTGGCGTGCAGTGGCTTCTGTCAAGCCCGACTGGATTGCTTCGTTAATGAGCGCCGTTAGATCAGGAATGTCCCCGCCCGGTAACGGGCGGATAACGGAGGCTGAACTCGATTTGGGTTGGCCCAACTTGGTTTGAATGATGGCCAAGGTACGGTGTGCCACATCGCGTGCGGTAGTCCATTTTACTCCGAGAATAGTCAGCAAGCCATTGATATGATCCGCTTTGGCATGATCTAGAATCTGATAGTGATTCAGGAGGCTGGGCTCTCCGTTTGGTGCTACGTCCTTATCTGCGGCGGGCATGATCCCTGCCTGAATGAACGTAACATCCTCAGGCTTCAGTTGGGCTGCGGGATAAGCGAGATTCAAATTATCAATGAATGACTGGACATCCTCCGGGGTGACCTTGAGTTGGTCGGGAGTGCCTGTGTGCGGGCGAAGATAGGTTCCCACCATGGTGCGATCCCGCCAGGGAACGAAGAAGAAAAGGCGGCCATTTTTCCAGCCTTCTTTGTATGCCGTAAGCCCGATGGCATGACTTGCGATCAGCTGCTTGCGCAAGACGATATTCATGGCCACGGCACACTGGTATTCAGGAGTGGTGACCTTTTCGCCTAGCTTTCGTAGAGTTTCCTTGGCCCAGGTTCCGGTATTGTTTACGGTTACTTTGGCATGGATCGTCAAGGGTTGCTTGGTTATTAGGTCGATGGCGGTGACACCGGTGACATCATGACCGTTTCTTTGGAACCCCGTGACTTCGACGTAGTTGGCCACTATGGCGCCTGCCAGAACGGCGTCGGTCACAAATCCCAACCCAAGCCGTTCGGTGTTGCCGGTGATGGCATCGTGCCATAGGGCGGTGCCCGTAAAGCAGGGATTATTCAAGGCCGGGGCGATGGCCAGCCAATCGGCGCGTGAGCCAATTTGGCCATTTGGAATCGTTTTATCAAGGGGAAGCCCCTGGTTCCGATCCCGGCTCAAGAGGTCATAAGCCAGCAGGCCGCAGAACATGACCTCTCGGCTCTTCATTCCATGTCCGTAGGTTGGCATGGCACAGGGGAGGGGGGTAACGAGGTGGGGGGCAATTTGCAATAATGTACGCCGCTCGAGGACGGATTGGCGCACACGAGGAAGATTGGCCTGTTGCAGGTAACGAATGCCGCCATGGAGGATTTTCAGGCTGTTGGCTGACGTGGCGGAACAGAAGTCTGATTTTTCAACCAAGGCCACATTGAGGCCCGCCGAGGCGGCTTCCCGGGCCAGGGTAACCCCGTGAATGCCACCCCCGATGATTAAAATGTCAAATTCGCGCCCCGAAAGGCTGGCAATATCCCTATTCATTAATTTCTCCCTGTAAAATGCAAAATTCAAACGCATGAGTTACTTTGATCTCACGGGCATGTCAACTCGAATAGCAGTCTCAAGACTTGCAATTATTGACTGGAGAGTTATATTCAATTTTGTCGTGTAACTGTTAGTATCTTACTAAGGAGCATTTCGCTAGCCCACGCCTCTCAAGGTTTATTCCATCTGTGTGAACGCCTGGTTGCCATTGGAGGCAGGCTCGAGATTGAAAGCGTTGTTGGGAAGGGCGCAAAGGTTACAGTGGTAGTCCCTGTACGGCGAGATCCCGTGGCATTGGTCTTGGTGGAACGGGACGAGATCGCTTAAATATTCTATATTTGGGGAGTAATATGGATTACACATCTGCTCGCAATTTCTTTATGGGGACGCTCCGGCGGCAGCTGGTAGCCGGTGTCGCATTAGTGCATGCCGTTGTGATGATGGGTTTTATTGCAGCGTTCAGCCTGCGGGAGGGGGGGGGCGTACTCACTCGCATGGTTTGGGATGGATTGATCTATGCGGGGTTGGCCATCATTGTGGGATCCCTGATGGCCATGGCCTTAAGCACTTTTTTCGTCCGAAGAATGAAAGTCATTCAGGCAGTAATGGAGTCGGTGCGAGATGGGAATATAAATGCCAGAGTTGTCTTATCTGGTGGTGATGAGGCCGCTGCGTTAGCGTCCGGGTTTAATCAGATGCTGGAAACTCTTCAGCAGCGGGCTCAGGAAATTATTTTATTGAATGCCAATCTTGAGAAACATCTGGCGGAACGGACTCATCAACTCCAATGCACCAATAAGGAACTGGTGGCTTTCGCCTATTCTGTTTCCCATGATCTGCGTGCCCCTTTGCGGGCTATGGATGGCTTTTCCGGATTTCTTGAGGAAGGATATGGGGATAAACTTGACGACGAAGGGCGGCGGTTGCTGGGTATTATTCGTTCTAATTCACGAAAAATGGATCGTTTAATTACTGATTTGCTGACACTTTCCAGAACTACTCAAGGTGAGTTACTGTCTGCCAAGATCGACATGTTTGCGTTGGTAAATGAGGTATATAATAAGGTCGTTTCTGAAGAGATTCGGCGGCAATTTCAATTTACCTTGAGGCCTCTTCCTAGTGTGTGGGGTGATCCCGTTCTTTTAAGACAGGTGTGGGTGAATTTGATATCGAATGCTATTAAATACACGATGAAATCATCCGTCAAAGCAATTGAAGTCGGCGGGGATTTGAAAAACGGGGAAGCTGTTTATTATATCAAAGATACCGGGGCAGGTTTCAATCCTGAATATGCGGGAAAGCTTTTTGGTGCTTTTCAACGGCTTCATAAGGCCGAAGAATTTGAGGGAACCGGAATTGGCCTGGCCATTGTTCAGCGCATCATCCACCGACACGAAGGGCATGTGTGGGCTGAAGGAAAGGAACATGCTGGCGCAACATTTAGTTTCGCCATACCCGACAAAACCCCTCCCGCATGAGATGGCTCCGAAGTGACGGAGGGCTTATTTCATTGGGCTGCGTAGCGGCCCCAAAGCGGGGATCGATTTTCGGTGTTCCCGTTTCGGAATGCCGTAAAGCATGGCAATCCGGCGATTCGCTTCCGGCAGCATGGCCTTGTCCATGACCAGATCCAACCCCAGGGTTTTCAGTCGGATGCGGGTCAGCCCCCCGTCCTGATCACGAATGGCGAAAACGTCATTCATGCTTGATACCGGTTTCCCATTGAGCTGTGTTACCAATTCATCACGAATCTCCTGATAACTCACATTGATGGGGTCCGGAAGGATGCCGGTGAGAATGATGATCCGCTCGCCGGGTTTGCTGGGCGCCTGGGCGCGGGTCAAATACAGGTCTACCAAACGCGGGTTAGATCGAACCATCCATTGTGCCCCGTAGGCGAGCAGATAATCGGCGGATAATTCACGGAAGATAAAGCCGCCCTCCACGAGATATTCAGCCTGCTCCCCCTCAATATTGAGAGGAACTAATGATTTTGAATCATTGTAGGAGTCCAACTTGAGTTGTACTTCCTCGCTTTTCTGATTGCGCCAGCGGGTGACCGTTACGACGTCGCCGGGATGGCGACGACCAGAAATCTGGTGGATGAGAACTAAGCGCCCGAAATCCGGATCAGTGTAGTAGCCTTGTGAATCAATGGCGCATCCATCCCACTTTAAAATAACATCGCCTGACTGGAGGACGGCTGCAGCACCACTTCCGGGAATTGTTCGCAAGACCAGTATGCCCTGGTCATCATTCAGCAGGCCGTAAAATTTTCGATTCGCGGGGGCGATCAGCGGCGACCAGGTCATGCCTGCGACTGCGATCCCGCGGTAGGGCGGGGCGCTGACGTCTTCCATAAATCGCTTCAGAATAGCCGTTGGTAAAACCAGACTGGTTTGAGTGGCATCATCATATTCCATAATCAGCCCGGCTAGTTTTCCCTCATGAAATGCAGGGGAGCCGATACGTTCAAGTTTGAGGTCGGTCAGGGCTTGAAAGGTTAGAATGCTGAGAGGGGCGTTTGGGAGTTGGGAGACCTGAATGCCCGTGATGCGGCCCTCTCCGCTTTGTTGTTGCCCCGCCTCATCAAATTGCACAATTTGGATTTTGGCACCGGTGCCAACCGGTGCGCCCCACTGTGCCGGGGTATAGCCATCGGTAACTGCCGTCAGTAACGCGGCATTGATCCGGGGATCCGCCTCTATCACCCGGGCCATAGTTTTGATGGCTCCTCCAGGGTGTTGAATCTCAATGAGCATGGCATTTCGGACAAGATCCTCGGTGGTGATCAGTTTGCCGTCGGCCATAACGACCCCATATCCGGCGCGTGTTTCAGGGCGGCTTTTTTTCCAGGGGAAATGGGAATCAAACTTCTGGGCGGTGACAAGGACTTCAGCCACGCACCCGGGGAGCGTGTTCGTTTCGGCTGTGGCAGGCGAACTGACTAACGCCATGATTCCTGCCGATAGAAAGGCCAATCGTATGATGATTTTCATTGTTTGGCCTCCTGAGACGGGATGTGGCTGATGGTAGGGATGCTGTATTGGGTTAGAATTTCAGCGTCTGCTTTAGCCGTTAGGCTTGCATCCATGATGAGGGGATCGTCCCGCCCCTCGAAACGGAATACATGGAAGCCCTGGGGTGCTTTTAGTAAAGCATCGGGAATATCGCGAATATTGCGGATGGGCTGGCCATTAACAGAGGCAAGAATTTGGTTGAAGTGACTGGCACAATAGGTGTTCACGGGATGGGGCAGACGCCCGGTGAGTAGAACAAACTGGGTGCGATCCTTGATCAGGTTGTCCAACTTGGCATAACGTGCTGTGTAGAGCAGGTGTTGGGCGGCCGGAGTGTTGAGATCCGTTCCCAAGGTGGCCAGATAACCGCGACTGAGCGGGGAAAAAATCAGACCGCCGATAATCAGGTAATCGGGCTTTTCATCGTAGGTTTGGCGGAAGATGAAGGGGTCGGGCTTGCGTTTCAGGGGAACGATGATGGCCAGCGTTTTATCCTCCCGCCAAATGGTGAAATAAATGCTTTCAGTGCATTGTTTGCGCTCAACAAACTCAGTGTATTCAACGCTGTTACCCTCCAGTCGTACGGACCCATCGTTGGCGATGGGATGGGAATCGATGGATAGCAGAACATCGCGGGGCTTGAGAAGCCCCGCCGCTGCGCCGAACGGATCCACATTGGCGACGACTACGCCGCTACTGCCCTTGGGGAGGCCGAGGTTGGCGCGCAAGGCCGGGTTTTCAGTACGGAGATGATCCACCCCTAATTCCGGGTATCCATCATAGGTGCCGTCTTCAATATCTTTCAAGAAATGCTCAATCACGGGAAGCGGGATGGTGTAACCAATATTCTGTGAGGCGGCGATTCCCTGAAATGCAATGCCGATCACTTTATTATTGAAGAGAACTGGGCCCCCGCTATTGCCGGGATTAATGGCGGCATCCACCTGCATGACCAGATGCGAGTCAATCGAACTATGGGCATAGAGGTTATAGTCAATCCGGGAGACCACACCCTTGGTGAGCGAAAGGCGGCCGCCGCCCATCGGATATCCCAATACAATCACGGCGTCATTCAGACTTGGAAGGGTGGATCCAAACGTCAGGGGTTGGGTTCCTTCGAAAAATGATTCATCTTTAACTTCCAACACTGCAATATCGCAGTCGTGGGCGATAAAAAGAACACGGGCTGAAAATTTGCGGGTATCGCCCTCCCTCTGAACCTCTATAAATCGGGCATCTGAAACGACATGGGCGTTGGTCATCAGGCGCTTACCCTTAATGATAAAACCCGAACCACTGCCGCTCATCGGGGGGCTGGACTGCCAAGGCTGGCGGAAATCTTCCTGTTGAACGGTAACGAAAATTTTGGTAACCGACGGACGCTGATGGTCAATCCCCGCGAAACTCGGCCATGAAAGGTTCAAGACGATGACCAGTAGAAGGTTCCGGATAAGAGGGGAAAGTTGACGTTTATAGCAAGTCATGCTGACTCCTGACTTCAGATCCGTTATGTGTAATCCAGCCCCTTGATCAAGGTTTTCAATTCGTCATGAATGAGGCCGTTGGTAGCCATGTAGATCAGGCGATGGGGGGAGGTTTCCGCCAGAGTTTCGACCCGGCCGCCCGCGAGTTCCACGATCAAACCGGCAGCGGCAACATCCCAGGTGTAAATGCCGCCCTCAAAATAGCCATCCGACTGGCCGGCAGCAACTCGGCACATATCCAGGGCCGCCGCACCGATGACGCGAGCCTTTTGAACTGCGTTGGATATGGCCAGAAAACGGCTTAATCTTTGATCCTGTTCTGTGAACTTTTGGTCAAGGCCTGTCAGCACCATTGATTCTTTGAGGGTGGTGACACTGGAGACGGCAATAGGGATCCCGTTGCAACAAGCGGTTCCTCCGCGTGCTGCGGTAAACAATTCGTTGGTGGCGGGGGCATAAACGGCCCCGGCAACTGTTTTCCCGTGGTAGTTTACGGCAACCGAGCAACACCACCAGGGGAGGCCGTGTGTGAAGTTCACTGTGCCATCGATAGGGTCAATAATCCAGGTATAGGGAGATTGATGCGGGTCATCCGCCGGTTGCCCCTTGTCAGAACTCTCTTCTGCCAGAATGGCATGTGTCGGGAAATGCGTGCGAATGATATCCCAGATGATTTCCTGACATTCCAGATCGAGCTTCAGCTTAACGTCATGTGCTGCCACCATGATCGATTCCGTCTTACGGTGCCGGTTGTTGTTAGCATGATTCCCCGCGGTTCGCACTGCAAGCACAAGAGTCTCAAGTAGAAGGGCCGGGGCGATTTCTGGGTGGGTGTTCATAAGATACGTTCGTGAGTAGGGGCCGGATTTACTTTACCGGGATCACGATTCTCTTGGTGTTCGGTTGCATTTCCTTGCTTTGCTCGTATTCAGCGAACTTCATGGAGACGGTGCGGGAGATTCCGGATTCCTGCATGGTCACGCCATAAATGACACTGGCGGCGGCGATCGTGCGCCGATTGTGGGTGATCACGATAAACTGTGACATTTTAAGGAAGTCGCCCAGGACGTTCACAAACCTCCCGATATTGGACTCGTCCAAAGCGGCATCCAATTCGTCCAGCAAACAGAAGGGGCTCGGTTTGATCAGGTAAATGGAGAAAAGCAGGGCGACGGCCGTCATGGTGCGCTCGCCACCTGAAAGGAGTGAGACGCTTTGCAGGCGTTTCCCCGGGGGGCGGGCAATGATGTCAATTCCGCATTCCAGAACATCCTCCTCTGCCATCATGACTAATTTAGCTGAGCCGCCATTGAACAGCCGCTCGTACATTATTTGGAAGTTTTCATTAATTT encodes the following:
- a CDS encoding UbiA-like polyprenyltransferase; protein product: MIAILLATISEAQPLLELLMAEKRLDQPFATYSFQAAGRRPGGLIIIAGIGPKDAAAATDYAITARGATRILNVGICGALTHAVDPGHMCHITEIVEGDVLLKDPTAPSLPLPTESLWRSLPSARLVSVSEPVFGGEGRAILAAHADMVDMEGYAIVQTCQQKGIPFQLLKVVSDRADDTGHEELHLNLTRVSTILAEEVIVGLEHHLAPPVQSLMARLFNFVKIEHTIFSIPLLLAGAWLGAGGKWPGLHLLMLIMLAGVGARALGMAMNRILDRHLDQLNPRTVSRELPSGKLSTKQAWGVAATGLFIYLAACAALGPLCLKLSTIPALVLITYSLLKRLSCLCHYGIGVCLALGPLGAFVAVRGSTDIDGATLMLTLFTFCWISGFDIIYALQDIKADREIGVHSLPAALGSTGAQWVAALTHLIAAAAAIQLWVLVGGGLASGLALTVTIAALGLAYWSKLPLHARFFPVSAIAGIAGAMIAML
- a CDS encoding 1,4-dihydroxy-6-naphthoate synthase produces the protein MNLSMAYSPCPNDTSMFHDVASGLLANAGYEVSVHLHDVETLNQLALNATFDITKISFYTYLLVRHHYQLLNSGAALGFGCGPLLVSKSPMAPVDITRCRIAIPGKLTTAHLLLQLWAHEVRQKIFVPYDRIMELLRTGEADCGILIHESRFVYQQAGLTCITDLGQWWEQQTGQPIPLGCIVARKTLGNSVIAEVEKMLRRSIIHSRAHPEDSAHYVRAHAQEIDEAIMKKHIDMFVTDFSVDLGEAGHKAIAVLESMARKARVIQ
- a CDS encoding glycerol-3-phosphate dehydrogenase/oxidase — protein: MNRDIASLSGREFDILIIGGGIHGVTLAREAASAGLNVALVEKSDFCSATSANSLKILHGGIRYLQQANLPRVRQSVLERRTLLQIAPHLVTPLPCAMPTYGHGMKSREVMFCGLLAYDLLSRDRNQGLPLDKTIPNGQIGSRADWLAIAPALNNPCFTGTALWHDAITGNTERLGLGFVTDAVLAGAIVANYVEVTGFQRNGHDVTGVTAIDLITKQPLTIHAKVTVNNTGTWAKETLRKLGEKVTTPEYQCAVAMNIVLRKQLIASHAIGLTAYKEGWKNGRLFFFVPWRDRTMVGTYLRPHTGTPDQLKVTPEDVQSFIDNLNLAYPAAQLKPEDVTFIQAGIMPAADKDVAPNGEPSLLNHYQILDHAKADHINGLLTILGVKWTTARDVAHRTLAIIQTKLGQPKSSSASVIRPLPGGDIPDLTALINEAIQSGLTEATARHLVGNYGTCYRDIVRLGTGNPLWLKPLGEGTPVTGAEVIFALREEMAQTMTDVVLRRTDLGSAGRPAKAALMNAAVIMARELAWNAPRLDKELAILNALPCWPS
- a CDS encoding ATP-binding protein; protein product: MDYTSARNFFMGTLRRQLVAGVALVHAVVMMGFIAAFSLREGGGVLTRMVWDGLIYAGLAIIVGSLMAMALSTFFVRRMKVIQAVMESVRDGNINARVVLSGGDEAAALASGFNQMLETLQQRAQEIILLNANLEKHLAERTHQLQCTNKELVAFAYSVSHDLRAPLRAMDGFSGFLEEGYGDKLDDEGRRLLGIIRSNSRKMDRLITDLLTLSRTTQGELLSAKIDMFALVNEVYNKVVSEEIRRQFQFTLRPLPSVWGDPVLLRQVWVNLISNAIKYTMKSSVKAIEVGGDLKNGEAVYYIKDTGAGFNPEYAGKLFGAFQRLHKAEEFEGTGIGLAIVQRIIHRHEGHVWAEGKEHAGATFSFAIPDKTPPA
- a CDS encoding trypsin-like peptidase domain-containing protein, coding for MTCYKRQLSPLIRNLLLVIVLNLSWPSFAGIDHQRPSVTKIFVTVQQEDFRQPWQSSPPMSGSGSGFIIKGKRLMTNAHVVSDARFIEVQREGDTRKFSARVLFIAHDCDIAVLEVKDESFFEGTQPLTFGSTLPSLNDAVIVLGYPMGGGRLSLTKGVVSRIDYNLYAHSSIDSHLVMQVDAAINPGNSGGPVLFNNKVIGIAFQGIAASQNIGYTIPLPVIEHFLKDIEDGTYDGYPELGVDHLRTENPALRANLGLPKGSSGVVVANVDPFGAAAGLLKPRDVLLSIDSHPIANDGSVRLEGNSVEYTEFVERKQCTESIYFTIWREDKTLAIIVPLKRKPDPFIFRQTYDEKPDYLIIGGLIFSPLSRGYLATLGTDLNTPAAQHLLYTARYAKLDNLIKDRTQFVLLTGRLPHPVNTYCASHFNQILASVNGQPIRNIRDIPDALLKAPQGFHVFRFEGRDDPLIMDASLTAKADAEILTQYSIPTISHIPSQEAKQ
- a CDS encoding inositol monophosphatase family protein, with the translated sequence MNTHPEIAPALLLETLVLAVRTAGNHANNNRHRKTESIMVAAHDVKLKLDLECQEIIWDIIRTHFPTHAILAEESSDKGQPADDPHQSPYTWIIDPIDGTVNFTHGLPWWCCSVAVNYHGKTVAGAVYAPATNELFTAARGGTACCNGIPIAVSSVTTLKESMVLTGLDQKFTEQDQRLSRFLAISNAVQKARVIGAAALDMCRVAAGQSDGYFEGGIYTWDVAAAGLIVELAGGRVETLAETSPHRLIYMATNGLIHDELKTLIKGLDYT